The genomic segment AACTATATGCACTAAACAGTGGATCATAAtctagaaatttatatttagcatataaatattttgtatagtctaattttttttttcgtatcGTTGAATCTCATTCTTATACTGATTAAACAATTCAATCCTAAATAAAAGAACATGCAACCTCAGACTTCAAACATCAAACAATTATAAGCCTTTGGCTAGAACATTGTCAACGCTTTCAGTTTACTTTATTATTgtgattattaattatttgattactTAAATATAAAACCTCAACCTTCAAATAATTTATCCTAaggttttattaaaattaatttaaattactataattaaaaaataataatttatgtgcTAAAGTTTCTATTAGCAATAAATAAATGActatttaagttttttctttaagaatcatctttaaataaaataaaaaatccaaatGGGTGAATTATATttctaaatcatatttaaaacacCACTtgatagttataattttttaaagtaacGTTATTATTGAAGTCGTGTTATAATTCATCACTTTAATTTGGAGACTTAAGTTAAGACACAATAATTTTCTAAACAATAGTTTTTCTGATAAAtgcatttatttaaataaataaataaaattttgttttgaaaatacaattcagccattttataaaaaaagaaagtataactttataaattatttgttatttttacatttaaaaatcacctccaacatatatataaaaacagtTGGTTTATGAAGAAATAATACCGTAAATTTTTACTGAATTTATGGTCCCCAATtatcattcaaaatttatttattctcaaCGGGAACATTGATATTTGTGTATTGAGAAACATAGAACACGGGCACAcgataattaaattataattccAACCTTTTTcttatctgttttttttttacctaaagCACGTGGTCAACGCGTggatatttaaaaattcataaaattactAAGCAAGTTATAAATAAGGAATACTGtgaaagagaaaattgagaATAAACCTTGACTACTTATAATTTAATGTGATGATGGTTAAGTCATGGATGTTTATAAATTGCATTAATTTGTCTAGATATGAAGATATTATAGATTGTTTAAAGATAAGttagtatatattttaatttatttcaaatctatattttgataaaaatattttgtgttaaaataaatattattcttttatatatcatcgattttattattttattcagtgtaaaaacttttaattcatacttaaattcttaatattatgttgatatttaatattttaacttgaattaatttcatatatttatgaatatttaaatccAATGTGAGTTTAACTACTTAGCATTATTATAATGATGATGAGTGCcgtaagaattaaaataaattcatctacttttgtttgaataaatgaaaaataactgagaagatataaaagaagagagTTTTAAGACTCTTCTATAGATTAACCTTTTCATACtagaaaaatacataaaataaattatttttatgtaacaAAATTATCATGTGTTCTTAGTGGAATCCGAAGCATGAATTTTTGTATAAGTGGCAAAATACAAGTGGTTACTTAATGCTTCTAATGGTTGATTCAATTGAATAAAAGAGTTTTAGGATTATTGATGTATGgtattaaaagatattataatgTAATCAAATTATTGAGATTTAgttacatattatattatgttaatatatgATAGTTTTACCATCAAATATATCTTAGAATATTATTTAACCACTTTCgatcaataatattaaatgagtgTTATTGGACCATGCTATTTAGTGTATTTGTTGGGTTGAGTACGTAAGTCCCACAAACTTATAAGTTTGATTAGTTTTCTCAATCTCTATGACTTGTTCCTATGAAACCAAGATCGAAAACATTAAGAATAAGAAATAGAATTGTTTGATTTGATTCGTTCTTAATAGCCATGAGATGATCATTTTAGGGTGATCCTTTTGTTGACGGATGTTCCTATTATACTCGTAGTCTTTGAATGATGAAAACCAACTATGTAGCATCTACATTGGGAATTCAAGTATTTGTATACGTCATTAGTCTAATCTTTTGTAGGAACTACTCATAATAACGACCTTACAAAATGAATATGTTTATCATAAAGGGATGTGTTGTTCATGACTCTACTTCACCTCTATTGTTATTTGAACAAGTAAAGTTATGTCTTGGTCGGAGAGGGAATAACATTTCTCGGTATGTGGTCGTCTTTGACTTTGAAGGAGGATTGATTATATGACTTTGCAGGAGGATTGATTGTTTGACTGAGCTGTGAGTGGTCGTCTTTGACCATGAATGTTGTCTTGAACGCTTTAGAGATCAAGATTTATTTTCGGCGTTGTGGTTGCCAGAGTGAGTAGGCAGTTCCCAAATGTTTGGATTTTAGACTCCTTTTGGAATGTTTGGATCAAGATTACTCGTACTTCATCTTCTTTCAATTGAGTTTCTTCTCATACCTTATATGTATAAGGTTGATCATTTATAAATCTAACAACGCTCAAACATCAGGGATTTGGTGAACATCATGATTAAGACCAATTTGTAAGTTATCATCATTGTGAGTTTCTTTATCTTTGAGTTGGAGTATTAGACTCTCAAAAGACATGTTTGTctttttgtcaaaaaaattgaagttttaatAAGAACGAGATTTTGATGACAGAGGAGAGATCCACCACTTTAGCCACCTTTAAAAAgaaactgttttttttattgacctTATGCATTATTCTTAACgtctttgaaataatttttaaatgactTTTCATTTGAACTTATGTGTTATTATTAACATCTCTCAAAAATTTCTAGAATGACTTTTCACTCGAGCTTATTATCTCTTAAATTTGgacaagataaaaaaataattttcttattattgtgGTTGTCAAATATTCTTATTAAGATCTAGAGTGTAAACTTTTGTATAGGTGAAACGATCTAAGTGGTAACTTAAATGCTCCTGATGGTTGGAATCAAATCTCTCGTTGTCAAGAGTTGAAGATCTACCACTCTAATACTTAAGTTAATAAGAAAGTTTTATgatatatgaatataataaaaaatgtgtattttttgatgaaatattatatgtatttataggatttatgaatcttataaattatgttagatagaaaatataaaaaaatatcaaataatatcaataaatataataacttattatttatGTGTTATATTAAcgtaataataacaataatattatattttacctaattaatatatgatattaaaaaatattataacataattaaactatcgaaatttaattatatttttattaatatataataattaaactaatgaatatcttttaaaatattatttaatcactctagataaataatattaaatgaaccTTAGATAAGTTGATATATTTGGTGCCTTGGATATATTAATCATGTATATTTGATTTTAACGTAAAATCTTTTTCGTTTAGcttatttaaaagttaagatGCATGTACTTTTGTtcataaagaaaaaatgaatgtaTATTCTGCTTTTGTTTCCCTTATGGAAATATCTATCAAAACACCCACGAGTACAACGtgattttaaactaaatttaataagcttatatattaagaataaaaCTTCAAACTATATTTTGATTCGATTGtactttatttttactttatatttgataaatatatatttgcaacatggaaatatgtttttaatgttaattattttaaaatatatttcataagtAGTtcttaattctaattttatattttaaattctttcattCACTTGCTTATCATTAaataaatcttatattatttgGTTAAATGTTGATGGAATCATATTCaagttcaaataaataattaaatgaaaatataaaaaatacccaaaataaattttttaaatcaagaGTGAAACCTATGTTAAACAAACCATGGAGGGTGTTCGGTGTTGTGATTCGTCCATGCTGAATCACAAAAACGAACGAAAATGACGAAAACCCCCCGCGCAGGATTCGTTTTTTATGCATTATCCTAGAAGGTAATTCTGGTAATATGGCTGCGAAAATGGAGTAATTGAGGATTTTCGTGTTGGGAGTAACTATTTAAGGTGTGGAGTGAGAACGGTTGTTTCTGAAACCGGGATATTTCTTTCTGGATTCCAAATCCTCCACAAGTTCAAACTTTGAACCCTCCATGAAAACGTTCACAACGACCTAGGACAAGGAGGTGGAGGATTCACAGCATCATTAGATAGAAATAAAACAGAAGGGGAGAAAAACTTGAATCGCCATCAGTTTTTGAGTCcactgattttttattttctttttctgaatcTGTAAGTACCACCCtcttttatattgattattcTGTTTCCAACTATGGATTTTAAGTCACCCCTTCATTATTCTCTTCATGGGTGGGAAAAGTCCTTTTTTTTGTGCATTAAATTAGTcatggtgttttttttttttaatttgttattttttaaataaattttatttatgtttgcaTGCAGTGGTGTTGTTGATCAGGAACCGTAATGCTAATCAGTGGGAAGAGACAAGAGTAGGGGGAAGGATTTATGTAAGACGTTGGGGTTACATTCTGAGgtctgttttgttttttgaccactctctctctctctgagaaagagaaaaaatatgaatgtgGTAGGAAAAGTTGGAAGCTTGATATCTCAAGGTGTGTACTCAGTTGCAACCCCTTTTCACCCCTTTGGTGGAGCTGTTGATGTGATTGTTGTTCAGCAACAAGATGGGACATTTCGGAGTACGCCTTGGTATGTTCGGTTTGGTAAATTTCAGGGTGTTCTCAAAGGTGCGGAAAAGTATGTTAAGATAAATGTTAATGGTGTTGAGGCCAATTTTCATATGTGTCTTGACAACTCAGGGGAGGCTTATTTCTTGAAGGAGGTGGATGATGATAAAGTGATCGATTCAATTGAGGTTGTTCAAGATTCCATTGACAAAAAGAATGGCTATTTTGGTAATGTTCATAGACTTGATCATAGCATCTCGGATTCTGGGGTTCTGAAGTTGAAAGAACAGTGCGATTCCTTAGTTGTGCATGCGCCTCAAATTCAAAGGTCAGAATCTGATGTTGATAGAAGATTTTACGAATTCCCAGATGATCGATCTTCTTTAGAAGATTCAGTTGAGTTGTCAGAATACGACTCTAATTCATTCGGGAGCCTAGAGGGAGACAATTTTGCAGAGTCACAGGGTGCACATCCAGAGATGGTCTTGGTGAGTGTTGATGGTCATATATTAATGGCCCCTATCTCAGAAACAGAGCAAACTGAGGAGAATGTGCACTTAAAAACTCCTCAATTTCACCTGGGACCAGGTGAAGAGACTGACTTATGTGAAGGCAATGGAGAGATTGGTGAAAATGCTTGGGCTACTGATTATATTAGTCAGCTAGATGCTCAAACAACTAATGTCCATCCTAGATGTTGTAACATTAATGGTGACGATAATACTTTTAAGCACTTACACGAAGTTTGTCAAAGAGAGGAGGCACATATTAGTCAGACACAGGAAAACTTAGAGATTAAAAATCCGGAGGTGAAAACTGATTCAGAAGTGGCTGCATCTGGTATCAATAGGGAGAATGTTTTCAAAAGCTGTTTGGAGCTGCAACATTTTGGTCAGCAGGCTGGAAATGCTGCCGATTTACAAGATACAGGTTCTCCATTGGGGATTCAAAATTCAGCAGATCAATCTAATGGAAGTTGTTTTGTAGTTAATGAAGATGAACAAGGGAGGATTGTGCAACCTAAAAGCGGCAATGAGTTATCACCTCCTGGTTGTTGTATTTCTTCTAATGGTTATGGATATCCAAAATCAGAATTGGAAATTCAAGAGGTTGAGAAAAATGCATCTGGAGAAATTGAAATGGATCCTGGCTATCGTTCAGTTACTACCGAAACAGAACAGAATAATGAACATGTTGTCAAGTCAGTGACAAATAATACGGGAGATGAGAGTCAACAAGCCCCTTCACTCAAAGATGTCAGGGTTACATGTGAGGTAGTCGAACCTCAAACAGAAACTTCAAATAAAGGGGATCAAAGCCACTTGGGTTTGGGTAAGACCAGTGCTGCAAATGGCTTGCACTTGGAttcttcaattatttatttaatattaatgcactgtttatttatttttatttaactattaaTTTGAAGGATTTGAGATTTCACTTTGTGGTCATGAACTTAAGCTGGGGATGGGTTCAGTAGCTGCTGCTGAAGTGTTTGAAGCACATCGCATATCTTCAGTTGACTTCACAAGTTCTGCtccttcaataattaaaaatccaaATCTTATTATCAAGTTTAAAGAGAGGTACATGACGTGGGAAAAGGCTTCTCCTCTTGTCCTTGGAATGGCTGTTTATGGTTTAGATTTGCCTGTTGAGCCCAAAGATACGGTTCCTGTGGAACAGGATCAAGCATTGAAGTCTAGGGATAATGATCTAGGATCATCTTCGGCTGGGCGCAGATGGAGACTGTGGCCTATTCCTTTCCGAAAGGTCAAAACATTTGACCATACTAATAGCAATACATCAAATGAGGAGGTGTTTCTTGATTCTGAGTCTGGATCTTTTGCAGACCAAACTCCAACATCCAGTACCCAGGGATCTCCTGGAAAGCAATTTCTAAGAACAAATGTTCCCACTAATGATCAGATAGCATCCTTAAACCTCAAAGATGGTCAAAATTTGGTAACATTCAGTTTCTCTACAAGGGTTCTCGGTACACAACAGGTTGACATTTATTCACTAACTTCTAAACATTCATTTATTGACATTTTTTGTTTAAGAGAGAAGTTTTAATTGCATTACAGGTTGATGCTCATATCTATTTATGGAAGTGGAATGCAAGAATTGTTATTTCAGACGTTGATGGAACTATTACCAAGTAAGGCTGCTAATAATTCTTTTTAGGCTACAAGTATTGTTTTAACTTGACCTGACATAGACTCTACTtcaatattgttatttttctttacaaCTTCTGTTTGGATTAAATTAGATGTAGATGAAATCCGTGTTGTCCATAATGCAAACTTTGGTAATTGTTGATGCTAATTAGACTGTTACAAAGTGAAAGGCAACGGAGAAGAGGGGCGCAGGATCTGCTTTGAAGTGTGAAATTTCATATTTGTAGTTGTTCCTCGTCTTGGATTCAGGCTTTCTACAAGCTTATGGTGCATTAAAGGACTTTTAGTCTGAAGCATCTGTCATTAGCTTGTGCACATACTATGTAAAATTATGTTGCTGATCCTTTGACTAAACCTTGTAGAGAATGGACTTCGTTTCTTTACATTTTTAGATTGTCTCCCTGTGATGGTAGTTATAGAAACTGCATCATATGCAAAAAGGGtagatagagagagaaaaaaattatgcttATTGATGAATCCCTTATCTGGGACAATGACTTTAAGGAGAAGATAAAATCTGAATGGGTAGCTGGTTAGTTACACTTTTTACAAAGCCTCATTAACTGTGGTGACTGTTCAATAATTGGACCTAACTCTATTTCTCCTTTGGTACTGCTTCTTCATAGGAGGCCTTACAGATTGCAcaacattcaaaatattttgttaccCATACCCAACTTGTCTTTGTAATGATAGATTAGGGCTGtgcaaaaaaaagttaaattaaaccTAACCACTCTTGAAAATTTCGGACAATACGCATAGTATTTAAGCCTAACTTGTTCAATTCTTTACTAATGGTTTGGTTATCTGGTTTTAAAAActgattataaataaaactaattctAAATCAGTTTTGgaccattttaaaaataagttttggtTTTAAAAACTGTTTTGGAATTAAAACCCAGTTTTGTTCATAAACTGgttaaataatttgaatctGGTTTGGTCAAAAACCAAactagtttttaaaaaatatagttgtttGATTTAAAATCCAATCTATATACTCTGTTTTATGTTGAATTTGGTTTTCGTTTTATGTACAAAATCATGTACACCCCAGGGCTATAATGTTCGTTCATGacaaaatgatgttaaacaCGATTGCATTTCCTCTTACGATTAGACAAACATGTCTGAATACAGAGGGAATATAAGTCAGTTACACTATGATTTCAGAACCACAATAAAAAAAGGcttatattttctttccttttaggTCTGATGTTTTGGGGCAGTTCATGCCTTTAGTTGGCAAAGATTGGACGCAATCTGGAGTGGCCAGGCTTTTCTGTGCCATTAAggtatgtatattttttttttatttgtacagATCTAACATATGTTCACTTAAATTTTGGTAGGATTGTCATGGCAAAAATTGAAAGAGGTAAATGGAAACAGGTCTTCAtaggatatttatgtaataagaTTATTGTACAGTGGAATGtgtaattaaatttcaaaatctttttgcTAGTTATTTCGTTTGTGTCTCTTAACATAGATGTGTACGTTATTCCTAAATTTGGCTTGAGTTTGTACAACTGATGAGGGACTCTTATTAGAgacagaaaacaaaattcagTTGCTAGGCCTAGGTAACTTCTATTTACCTCTTGGGTATTCTATTTTAAGGATGAATTGAACTGTTGCCTAGATATTCTCATTGCATCTGCAGTAATTTAAAGTTCACTCTCTTTGGTTATGTTTGTTTTATAGATCTTatgtaaatgtaaatatatatgcgCTCATAAATTTATGGGATTAATAAAAGGAACTAAACCTTCCTCCTTTTAGCCAGGACTTGATATTGCTCCGTAAATGAGGCTGAGGCCTGGTCAAGCATTTTTTGTTCAATCAACAAACGTAGTCCATAGGAAGGTGGTGACTAGTGTGACAGTCTACTTTCATTACCTGTTGTAAATAGCGCTTTATATTGGGTTAAAAGTATCTTTAGGGTCTCCATATTgattaagataaaatatctttagaatctttctattttttttctgcatattttgtttctttattttaaatagattaatttttacaaatagAGAAACTGAGAATGTAATTGGTGCTAGTGTTatcaacacattttttttcctgTGTACTTTAAAGTTTACCATACATCGTTTACTTTCTTTTACTGTTTCactttgcattttatatatatttttactaataaCTTATGATTACATAGCTACAAATGTTTAGTTTATCTAAATTTTGTATCAAGGATCATTAACATAATACCACATGAttctgtgattggattttttagttttatttctaCGAAAATTATTAAACTGGGTAAGTGTCCTGGACTTACTCTTGGATTAACCCTTcctttattattagtattat from the Vigna angularis cultivar LongXiaoDou No.4 chromosome 3, ASM1680809v1, whole genome shotgun sequence genome contains:
- the LOC108326128 gene encoding phosphatidate phosphatase PAH1; the protein is MNVVGKVGSLISQGVYSVATPFHPFGGAVDVIVVQQQDGTFRSTPWYVRFGKFQGVLKGAEKYVKINVNGVEANFHMCLDNSGEAYFLKEVDDDKVIDSIEVVQDSIDKKNGYFGNVHRLDHSISDSGVLKLKEQCDSLVVHAPQIQRSESDVDRRFYEFPDDRSSLEDSVELSEYDSNSFGSLEGDNFAESQGAHPEMVLVSVDGHILMAPISETEQTEENVHLKTPQFHLGPGEETDLCEGNGEIGENAWATDYISQLDAQTTNVHPRCCNINGDDNTFKHLHEVCQREEAHISQTQENLEIKNPEVKTDSEVAASGINRENVFKSCLELQHFGQQAGNAADLQDTGSPLGIQNSADQSNGSCFVVNEDEQGRIVQPKSGNELSPPGCCISSNGYGYPKSELEIQEVEKNASGEIEMDPGYRSVTTETEQNNEHVVKSVTNNTGDESQQAPSLKDVRVTCEVVEPQTETSNKGDQSHLGLGFEISLCGHELKLGMGSVAAAEVFEAHRISSVDFTSSAPSIIKNPNLIIKFKERYMTWEKASPLVLGMAVYGLDLPVEPKDTVPVEQDQALKSRDNDLGSSSAGRRWRLWPIPFRKVKTFDHTNSNTSNEEVFLDSESGSFADQTPTSSTQGSPGKQFLRTNVPTNDQIASLNLKDGQNLVTFSFSTRVLGTQQVDAHIYLWKWNARIVISDVDGTITKSDVLGQFMPLVGKDWTQSGVARLFCAIKENGYQLLFLSARAIVQAYLTRNFLFNLKQDGKTLPNGPVVISPDGLFPSLYREVIRRAPHEFKIACLEDIKKLFPSDYNPFYAGFGNRDTDELSYRKIGIPKGKIFIINPKGEVAISHRIGAKSYTSLHTLVNDMFPPTSLVEQEDYNSWNYWKTPLPDLD